In Deltaproteobacteria bacterium, one DNA window encodes the following:
- the rpmE gene encoding 50S ribosomal protein L31, with protein sequence MQKSLHPQVQEVIVVCGCGATFKTVSTVKEFHTEICSQCHPFFTGRQKYVDAGGRIDRFRKRYQKKEK encoded by the coding sequence ATGCAAAAGAGTCTTCACCCTCAAGTTCAAGAAGTAATCGTTGTTTGTGGTTGCGGTGCAACCTTTAAAACAGTTTCAACGGTTAAAGAGTTTCACACCGAAATTTGTTCGCAATGTCATCCTTTTTTTACGGGTCGACAAAAATATGTAGACGCAGGTGGACGTATCGATCGTTTCCGTAAACGTTACCAAAAAAAGGAAAAATAG